GCTGGAAGACGCGCCCGATGGCCTGACCCGGCGAGGCAGACAGCCCCCTGAACGTGCCGGGCGGGTCATCGACACGAGGCGGAGCAGGGCTTGCTTCTCCTGCTGCCAGGGGCGCTGCCGACGGCGCCTCTCCGTGCTGGGCCGTTTCACCGAACGCTTCATCGGCCAGGCGCACGAGTGCGTTGACGGCTGACTGGGCGTCAACGCCGCGGGCTTCGAAAGAGACCTGCGCATCCCGGGCGATCTCGAGCGCCATCACCGCCGTGACGCTCTTGGCGTTGCCGCGGCGGTCACCACAGATCACCGACACCTCGCTTCGAAACTGCCGGGCACAGGCCGCGAGCGCCGCCGCCGGACGGGCGTGCAGCCCCTGGAGATTGACGATGTACACCGACGCGGAGGCAAGGCTGGCGGAATCTGTATCGACCTCAGTGCTGCCCCTCGAATCTCCCGTGGCGCGCAGATGCGCCACCAGCACCACATCGCGGCCTGCCCGCACACACCCGCGAGACGGCTCCAGACGCTCCACGAGATCGCCGGTGGGGATCACGATCTGGGTGAGAAGGCTTCTGGCGCGGCGCGCCACCGCATCGGCGTCGAACTCGATGAGCGCTTGCCCGGCAGTCACCGCCTGGCCGCTGGAGACCAGCGCTCGGAAGCCCTCTCCCTTGAGCGTCACCGTGTCGAGACCGATGTGGATGATGACCTCGAGTCCGCTGGCGTGGGTCAGCGTGAGCGCATGCAGCGCGGCGTGTATCTGGGTCACCGTTCCCGCAAAGGGGGCAAGGAGCGTCGTGCTCAGCGGATCGAGGGAGACGCCGTCTCCCACCATGCGCGTGGCAAAGACGGGGTCAGGCACCTCATCGATGGCCAGCATGACACCGGAGAGCGGCGCAAGCAGCGTGATCTTCTCCAAAGCGACCTCCTCCACGCAGGGTGTGCGCGATGGGAAGCAGTTCGCGCTTCGCACCTCGCCGGCCTTCGCCGCGTCCACGGGTGAAGGCGTTCTGCCCGAACCTGGCCGGGGCCTTGCCGAAGCTGCCGCCAACGGCACGGTGACGCCGATTCGCATTGACTTCAGGCCAGCGATAGCCTATACTCCAAAAGGCCTTAGGCGCGCCTAACAGCATCAGTTCAGTCTACCAAAGCAAGAGGTCAGCAGTGAAAGACACAACGGTGAGCATGTCGGCCAGCGTGGAAGACTACCTGACGGCCATCTACCGGCTCACCCCCGCGGGAAAGCCGGTCGGACCCAGTCGTCTGGCCGAGTTCATGGGGCTCTCAGGCCCCTCGATCACGCTCATGGTGAAGCGGCTCACCGACCAGGGGCTGGTCCTGAAGAACGACGGCCGAGGGGTTGCCCTCTCAGAAGACGGGTCGCATCGCGCCCTCGCCGTGCTGCGCAAGCACCGCCTGGCCGAGCGCTTCCTGGTCGATCAGCTCGGCCTCGACTGGGCCCTGGCCCACGTGGAGGCCCATCGCTTCGAACACGCCCTGTCTGATGCCGTCACCGACGCGCTCGAGCGCTATCTCGGAAAACCGGACCGCTGCCCCCACGGTCAGCCCATCCCTGACGCGAACGGCTACGTCGCGCCGAGCACGGCGATTCCGCTGAGCACCCTGGCGGTCGGTGCGCGTGGCCGCGTCGAGAGCGTGGCCGACGACGACGCCGGGCTGCTGCGCTGGC
The nucleotide sequence above comes from Pseudomonadota bacterium. Encoded proteins:
- a CDS encoding metal-dependent transcriptional regulator; its protein translation is MKDTTVSMSASVEDYLTAIYRLTPAGKPVGPSRLAEFMGLSGPSITLMVKRLTDQGLVLKNDGRGVALSEDGSHRALAVLRKHRLAERFLVDQLGLDWALAHVEAHRFEHALSDAVTDALERYLGKPDRCPHGQPIPDANGYVAPSTAIPLSTLAVGARGRVESVADDDAGLLRWLAEVGIVPGIELEVRQLDPSGALLLWVNGHSIAAGPSVVRHILVNHTEVTP